A window of the Henckelia pumila isolate YLH828 chromosome 3, ASM3356847v2, whole genome shotgun sequence genome harbors these coding sequences:
- the LOC140890544 gene encoding abscisic acid receptor PYL5-like has product MAEQHTCRHHRRHPSENQCSSSVTKLIKAPLNIVWSLVRSFDKPQEYKPFVSRCTVAEGDLKIGSVREVSVKSGLPATTSTERLEMLDDQEHVLGVKFVGGDHRLKNYSSITTVHPEMIDGRQGTMVVESFVVDVPQGNTGDETCYFVNALINCNLKSLADVSERTAVRRAKSI; this is encoded by the exons atggcGGAGCAGCACACATGTAGGCACCACAGGCGCCATCCCAGTGAGAATCAGTGCTCTTCTTCTGTCACCAAGCTTATCAAAGCGCCACTCAACATT gtgTGGTCATTGGTAAGAAGTTTCGATAAGCCACAGGAGTACAAGCCATTTGTTAGCAGATGCACGGTAGCAGAAGGAGATCTCAAGATTGGCAGTGTTCGAGAAGTTAGCGTGAAATCGGGGCTTCCGGCCACCACAAGCACCGAGAGGCTAGAGATGCTCGACGACCAGGAACATGTTTTGGGAGTCAAGTTTGTTGGTGGTGACCACAGGCTAAAG AATTACTCATCGATAACTACTGTCCATCCGGAGATGATCGATGGGAGACAGGGAACGATGGTGGTCGAATCGTTCGTGGTGGATGTTCCCCAAGGGAACACCGGAGATGAGACGTGTTACTTCGTGAACGCTTTGATTAACTGCAACCTCAAATCTCTGGCCGATGTCTCCGAAAGAACGGCGGTGCGTCGTGCCAAATCCATCTAG